The following proteins are encoded in a genomic region of Pseudoxanthomonas suwonensis 11-1:
- the rfbB gene encoding dTDP-glucose 4,6-dehydratase, with the protein MATWLVTGGAGFIGGNFVLEAVARGIKVVNLDALTYAGNLDTLASLEGNPDHVFVHGDIGDRALVSRLLAEHRPDAVLNFAAESHVDRSIDGPAAFVQTNVVGTLGLLEAVRDYWKRLEGGAKQDFRFLHVSTDEVYGTLGETGKFTETTPYAPNSPYSASKAASDHLVRAFHHTYGLPVLTTNCSNNYGPYHFPEKLIPLVIAKALAGEPLPVYGDGRQVRDWLYVSDHCEAIRTVLAKGRVGETYNVGGNAEKQNIEVVRTICRLLDQRRPREDGQPREVQITHVADRPGHDRRYAIDASKLKNELGWEPKYTFEQGIAATVDWYLEHQDWVNRVLDGSYRLERIGTAA; encoded by the coding sequence TTGGCAACCTGGCTCGTGACCGGCGGCGCCGGTTTCATCGGCGGCAATTTCGTCCTGGAGGCCGTGGCGCGCGGCATCAAGGTGGTCAACCTCGATGCGCTGACCTACGCCGGCAACCTCGACACCCTGGCCTCGCTGGAGGGTAACCCGGACCACGTGTTCGTGCATGGCGACATCGGCGACCGCGCCCTGGTCTCGCGGCTGCTCGCCGAGCATCGCCCCGACGCGGTGCTGAACTTCGCCGCCGAGAGCCATGTCGACCGCTCCATCGACGGCCCTGCCGCCTTCGTCCAGACCAACGTGGTCGGCACCCTGGGCCTGCTCGAGGCGGTGCGCGACTACTGGAAGCGGCTGGAAGGCGGGGCGAAGCAGGACTTCCGTTTCCTGCACGTGTCCACCGACGAGGTCTACGGCACCCTCGGCGAGACCGGCAAGTTCACCGAGACCACGCCCTACGCGCCCAACTCGCCGTACTCGGCGTCCAAGGCCGCGTCCGACCACCTGGTGCGCGCGTTCCACCACACCTACGGGCTGCCGGTGCTGACCACCAACTGCTCCAACAACTACGGGCCTTACCACTTCCCCGAGAAGCTGATCCCGCTGGTGATCGCCAAGGCCCTGGCCGGCGAGCCGCTGCCGGTCTACGGCGACGGCAGGCAGGTGCGCGACTGGCTGTACGTCAGCGACCACTGCGAAGCGATCCGCACCGTGCTGGCCAAGGGCCGGGTGGGCGAGACCTACAACGTCGGCGGCAACGCCGAGAAGCAGAACATCGAGGTCGTGCGCACGATCTGCCGCCTGCTCGACCAGCGTCGTCCGCGCGAGGACGGCCAGCCGCGCGAGGTGCAGATCACCCACGTCGCCGACCGCCCCGGCCATGACCGCCGTTACGCGATCGATGCCTCCAAGCTGAAGAACGAGCTCGGCTGGGAGCCGAAGTACACCTTCGAGCAGGGCATTGCCGCCACCGTCGACTGGTACCTGGAACACCAGGACTGGGTCAACCGGGTGCTCGACGGCAGCTACCGCCTCGAACGCATCGGCACCGCGGCTTGA
- a CDS encoding ABC transporter permease produces the protein MSTGSMEGAGRALSVAWMLALREWRALLRQSRMAAVWPLVQPLAYTALLVALRPMFGMGAAGDPLRFGVFVFIGFILWQSWFEVMRAEMDAIRRNKGLMSRGELGVGTLVLSTALAAAIQLVPRLLVGLAAAVFVLGADLPALLMLVGFGIATLVNGAVIGALLQPFSTLSPDLGKTIQSFALALIITGMVFIPPPEDPGTVMKAAFALNPMGMLLNAARAPAMGVPLLAPAATGFWLVFTLVGAALVPALGRRVLPIVVERLGN, from the coding sequence ATGAGCACGGGCAGCATGGAAGGCGCGGGGCGCGCGCTGTCGGTGGCGTGGATGCTCGCGCTGCGCGAGTGGCGCGCCCTGCTGAGGCAGTCGCGGATGGCCGCGGTGTGGCCGCTGGTGCAGCCGCTGGCCTACACCGCCCTCCTGGTCGCGCTGCGGCCGATGTTCGGCATGGGCGCCGCCGGCGACCCGCTGCGGTTCGGCGTGTTCGTGTTCATCGGCTTCATCCTGTGGCAGTCCTGGTTCGAGGTGATGCGTGCCGAGATGGACGCCATCCGCCGCAACAAGGGACTGATGTCGCGAGGCGAGCTGGGCGTGGGCACCCTGGTGCTGTCGACCGCGCTTGCCGCGGCGATCCAGCTGGTACCACGCCTGCTGGTGGGGCTTGCCGCGGCGGTGTTCGTGCTCGGCGCCGACCTGCCGGCCCTGCTGATGCTGGTCGGCTTCGGCATCGCCACCCTGGTCAACGGCGCGGTGATCGGCGCGCTGCTGCAGCCGTTCTCGACCCTGTCGCCGGACCTGGGCAAGACCATCCAGAGTTTCGCCCTGGCCCTGATCATCACCGGCATGGTGTTCATCCCGCCGCCGGAGGATCCGGGCACGGTGATGAAGGCCGCCTTCGCGCTCAACCCGATGGGCATGCTGCTCAACGCCGCACGCGCCCCGGCGATGGGCGTGCCGTTGCTGGCGCCTGCTGCCACCGGGTTCTGGCTGGTGTTCACCCTGGTGGGCGCGGCGCTGGTGCCGGCGCTGGGCCGGCGCGTGCTGCCGATCGTGGTCGAAAGGCTGGGGAACTGA
- a CDS encoding class I SAM-dependent methyltransferase, translated as MPRFEPILPDADLKLINESLPWHAATELGDGRIIGSLTARKGKREQVEPIPDKRITRLDRELGLAGRTVLEIGCFEGIHTLGLCSYGARVTAVDLRPLNVIKTHARLSAYGESADVFAVDVEDPALELPHYDVVFHCGVLYHLEEPVRHLRKLLPCCDAIYLDTHIAREDEDDATLESGGRTYLGHAHREGGWNDPFSGRGKGAFWLRLSDLQSILEEAGFEVDNWGVREERNGPRVGLLARRVRPAAG; from the coding sequence ATGCCCAGGTTCGAACCCATCCTTCCCGACGCCGACCTCAAGCTGATCAACGAATCGCTGCCCTGGCACGCGGCCACGGAGCTGGGGGATGGCCGCATCATCGGTTCGCTCACCGCCCGCAAGGGCAAGCGCGAGCAGGTGGAGCCGATCCCGGACAAGCGCATCACCCGCCTGGATCGCGAGCTTGGCCTCGCCGGCAGGACGGTACTGGAGATCGGCTGCTTCGAGGGCATCCACACCCTCGGCCTGTGCAGCTACGGCGCGCGGGTCACCGCGGTCGACCTGCGTCCGCTCAACGTGATCAAGACCCACGCCCGGTTGTCGGCGTATGGCGAGTCGGCGGACGTGTTCGCGGTGGACGTGGAGGATCCGGCGCTGGAGCTGCCGCACTATGACGTGGTGTTCCATTGCGGCGTGCTGTACCACCTCGAGGAACCGGTGCGGCACCTGCGGAAGCTGCTGCCGTGCTGCGACGCGATCTACCTGGATACCCATATCGCCCGGGAGGACGAGGACGACGCCACGCTCGAATCCGGCGGCCGCACCTACCTGGGCCACGCCCACCGCGAGGGCGGCTGGAACGACCCGTTCTCGGGTCGCGGCAAGGGTGCGTTCTGGCTGCGCCTTTCGGACCTGCAGTCGATCCTGGAGGAGGCGGGTTTCGAGGTGGACAACTGGGGCGTGCGCGAGGAGCGCAACGGTCCGCGCGTGGGCCTGCTGGCCCGGCGCGTGCGTCCCGCGGCCGGCTGA
- a CDS encoding electron transfer flavoprotein subunit beta/FixA family protein — MKILVAYKRVVDYNVRIQVKPDGSGVVTEGVKLSPNPFDEIALEEALRLRDKGVATEVVVATIAPADAQAHLRNGLAMGANRAIHVVTDQAVQPLAAARTLLKLVEKEQPDLVILGKQAIDDDANQTGQMLATLWGRPQATFASKLEVANGKATVTREVDAGLETLEVDLPAVVTTDLRLNEPRFIKLPDIMKAKSKPLETLQLADLGVDAGPGLETTAYAPPPKRSRGVMVKDAAELVATLKAKGLL, encoded by the coding sequence ATGAAGATCCTCGTCGCCTACAAGCGCGTGGTGGACTACAACGTCCGCATCCAGGTCAAGCCGGACGGCTCCGGCGTGGTGACCGAGGGCGTCAAGCTCTCGCCCAACCCGTTCGACGAGATCGCGCTGGAGGAGGCCCTGCGCCTGCGCGACAAGGGCGTCGCCACCGAGGTGGTGGTGGCCACGATCGCCCCGGCCGACGCCCAGGCCCACCTGCGCAACGGCCTGGCGATGGGCGCCAACCGCGCCATCCACGTGGTCACCGACCAGGCGGTGCAGCCGCTGGCCGCCGCCCGCACCCTGCTGAAGCTTGTCGAGAAGGAGCAGCCGGACCTGGTGATCCTGGGCAAGCAGGCGATCGACGACGACGCCAACCAGACCGGCCAGATGCTGGCCACCCTGTGGGGCCGGCCGCAGGCCACCTTCGCCAGCAAGCTGGAAGTGGCCAACGGCAAGGCCACGGTGACCCGCGAGGTCGATGCCGGCCTGGAGACCCTGGAAGTGGACCTTCCGGCAGTGGTGACCACCGACCTGCGCCTCAACGAGCCGCGCTTCATCAAGCTGCCGGACATCATGAAGGCCAAGAGCAAGCCGCTGGAGACCCTGCAGCTGGCCGACCTCGGCGTGGACGCCGGTCCGGGCCTGGAAACCACCGCCTACGCCCCGCCGCCGAAGCGCAGCCGCGGCGTGATGGTCAAGGATGCGGCCGAGCTGGTCGCCACCCTCAAGGCCAAGGGCCTGCTCTGA
- the rfbA gene encoding glucose-1-phosphate thymidylyltransferase RfbA produces MARKGIILAGGSGTRLYPITKGVSKQLLPVYDKPMIYYPLSVLMLAGISEVLIINTPHEQALFQGLLGDGSQWGMDIRYAVQPSPDGLAQAYLIGRDFVAGQPSCLVLGDNIFHGHGLTDRLARASERTEGATVFGYWVNDPERYGVAEFDASGKVVGIEEKPARPRSNYAVTGLYFYDGKAPDYAAELKPSRRGELEITDLNKRYLDDGALYLEQLGRGYAWLDTGTHQSLHEASNFIQTIQDRQGLQVCCPEEIAYGNGWIDGAQLEKLAAPLSKNGYGQYLLGLVKRGVVR; encoded by the coding sequence ATGGCACGCAAGGGCATCATCCTCGCCGGCGGTTCCGGCACCCGGCTGTATCCGATCACCAAGGGCGTCAGCAAGCAGCTGCTGCCGGTGTACGACAAGCCGATGATCTACTACCCGCTCAGCGTGCTGATGCTGGCGGGCATCAGCGAAGTGCTGATCATCAACACTCCCCATGAGCAGGCGTTGTTCCAGGGCCTGCTGGGCGACGGCTCGCAGTGGGGCATGGACATCCGCTACGCGGTGCAGCCCAGTCCCGATGGCCTGGCCCAGGCCTACCTGATCGGCCGCGACTTCGTCGCCGGCCAGCCCAGCTGCCTGGTGCTGGGCGACAACATCTTCCACGGCCATGGCCTGACCGACCGGCTGGCCCGCGCCAGCGAGCGCACCGAGGGCGCGACCGTGTTCGGCTACTGGGTCAACGATCCGGAGCGCTACGGCGTGGCCGAGTTCGATGCCAGCGGCAAGGTTGTGGGTATCGAGGAGAAGCCGGCCCGGCCGCGCTCCAACTACGCGGTGACCGGCCTGTACTTCTACGACGGCAAGGCCCCGGACTACGCCGCCGAGCTCAAGCCTTCCAGGCGTGGCGAGCTGGAGATCACCGACCTCAACAAGCGCTACCTGGACGACGGTGCGCTGTACCTGGAGCAGCTGGGCCGCGGCTACGCCTGGCTCGACACCGGCACCCACCAGTCGCTGCACGAGGCCTCCAACTTCATCCAGACCATCCAGGACCGCCAGGGCCTGCAGGTGTGCTGCCCGGAGGAAATCGCCTACGGCAATGGCTGGATCGACGGCGCCCAGCTGGAGAAGCTGGCCGCGCCACTGTCCAAGAACGGCTACGGCCAGTACCTGCTTGGCCTGGTCAAGCGCGGGGTAGTGCGATGA
- the rfbD gene encoding dTDP-4-dehydrorhamnose reductase yields MTRILLVGGNGQLGRELRRSLIALGEVVAMTRDGRLHDGGSAIAADLDEPQRLAAVVREVAPDAVVNAAAYTAVDKAESEPEAAFRINGEAPGVLAQACAAAGIPLVHYSTDYVFDGQGTRPYREDDPTAPLGVYGASKLAGEEAIRAAGGQHLVFRTAWVYAAHSHNFLRTMLRLGAERDELRVVDDQVGTPTPAAMIADVTAVALRRALGDAGVSGTWHLVADGHTSWHGFAEAIFAEAVAAGVLARAPTVHPVTSAEFPTPARRPAYSRLDTSALQRDFGVQLLHWREALVPVMAELATARVASPAA; encoded by the coding sequence GTGACCCGGATCCTGCTCGTCGGCGGCAACGGCCAGCTCGGGCGCGAGCTGCGCCGTAGCCTGATCGCACTGGGCGAGGTCGTGGCCATGACGCGCGATGGGCGCCTCCACGATGGCGGCAGCGCCATCGCCGCGGACCTGGACGAGCCGCAGCGACTGGCAGCCGTAGTCCGCGAGGTCGCCCCGGACGCGGTGGTCAACGCCGCCGCCTACACCGCGGTCGACAAGGCTGAGTCCGAGCCGGAAGCCGCGTTCCGCATCAATGGCGAGGCGCCCGGCGTGCTGGCCCAGGCCTGCGCCGCCGCGGGCATCCCGCTGGTGCATTACTCCACCGACTACGTGTTCGACGGCCAGGGCACGCGCCCGTATCGCGAGGACGACCCGACCGCGCCGCTGGGCGTGTACGGCGCCAGCAAGCTGGCCGGCGAGGAAGCGATCCGCGCGGCGGGCGGCCAGCACTTGGTGTTCCGCACCGCGTGGGTCTACGCCGCGCACAGCCACAACTTCCTGCGCACCATGCTGCGACTGGGAGCAGAGCGCGATGAACTGCGGGTGGTGGACGATCAGGTCGGTACGCCGACGCCGGCCGCAATGATCGCCGATGTCACCGCGGTGGCCCTTCGCCGTGCGCTGGGAGATGCCGGCGTCTCCGGCACCTGGCACCTGGTCGCCGATGGCCACACCAGCTGGCACGGCTTCGCCGAGGCGATTTTCGCCGAAGCGGTGGCGGCGGGCGTGCTGGCGAGGGCGCCGACGGTGCATCCGGTGACGAGTGCCGAGTTCCCGACCCCTGCGCGGCGCCCGGCGTATTCCCGTCTGGATACCAGCGCGCTGCAGCGCGATTTCGGTGTCCAGCTGCTGCACTGGCGCGAGGCGCTGGTGCCGGTGATGGCGGAGCTGGCGACTGCCCGGGTCGCGTCGCCTGCCGCTTAG
- the rfbC gene encoding dTDP-4-dehydrorhamnose 3,5-epimerase: MKVIQTSLPGCVVIEPAVFGDERGVFFETWNAERFGQQGLPTRFVQSNVSTSTRGVLRGLHYQWPRPQGKLVSVLEGEVYDVAVDIRRGSPTFGRWEAVVLSAENRRQFWIPEGFAHGFAVLSGHAVFNYMCTDVYVKENDAAVRWNDGDIGVDWPIAEPVLSAKDANAPFLAEIAEDRLPVYTP; encoded by the coding sequence ATGAAGGTGATCCAGACCTCCCTGCCGGGCTGCGTGGTGATCGAGCCGGCGGTGTTCGGCGACGAGCGCGGCGTGTTCTTCGAGACCTGGAACGCGGAGCGATTCGGCCAGCAGGGTCTGCCGACCAGGTTCGTGCAGAGCAACGTGTCCACCTCCACCCGTGGCGTGCTGCGCGGCCTGCATTACCAGTGGCCGCGGCCGCAGGGCAAGCTGGTGAGCGTGCTGGAGGGCGAGGTGTACGACGTGGCGGTGGACATCCGTCGCGGCTCGCCGACCTTCGGCCGCTGGGAGGCGGTGGTGCTCAGTGCGGAGAACCGGCGCCAGTTCTGGATCCCGGAAGGTTTCGCGCACGGCTTCGCGGTGCTGTCCGGGCACGCGGTCTTCAACTACATGTGCACCGACGTGTACGTGAAGGAGAACGACGCCGCGGTGCGCTGGAACGATGGCGACATTGGCGTGGACTGGCCCATCGCCGAGCCGGTGCTGTCGGCCAAGGATGCCAACGCGCCGTTCCTGGCCGAGATCGCCGAGGACCGCCTGCCGGTGTACACGCCGTGA
- a CDS encoding capsule polysaccharide biosynthesis protein, with protein sequence MNDQLPPATAFQRELRIEPDPAAWAGAPVLLLTACDGGYLPHALALARSLDAVGAGHLLLHLVNPRDEDVSLVRQVARSLRTLRLHLSTEQVCLPDAGSLPAYYASARFLRMAELLADPATRVPLFALDADALAVAPLTLDFSDKPEAEICLRRRDLKGPVADHLRVAAGAVWARDSDGAAAFMHGVAESLRARFAAGDVGWFVDQLVLLEHIESKTGGAQVRNLKTKFSDWMLSENALVWTGKGDSKYLDIRYLMLRHLFDEDPARRDAGRRLMREFAALMPPALAAGVEQRLRRVPFPPRPPRCAVFLPRLDLPWKRSGIGRNGAPVPAEDTVQLRLWWKRFTMELARILGNQGAEVVLVEIPAWEITPERVDAEDVDLAFIPHRCSIDFGPTRTPRWFYMQEYFRPVFVLDPQGWSAASSVYPLSLEALPEPTSGAWEAYRGGFESGRLDSKFHQSAPATREELQAAGLVPRGPYIFHPLQVPHDQSIRYFSDVDQEAALEAVAGLSKKTGLPLVLKEHPANRAAMKPFREKYDRRNILWSEAHVHDLARHSAGVVVINSGVGFEALFSGRPVVCLGRAEYDVAAHRATPATLAEVWSAALAEPAQERERRHARFVDWFLGRHAIDMSRPVAGREVLERHVAAALASITAAVEVAG encoded by the coding sequence ATGAACGACCAGCTTCCACCAGCGACTGCATTCCAGCGCGAACTGCGCATCGAACCGGACCCGGCCGCATGGGCCGGCGCGCCGGTCCTGCTGCTGACCGCCTGCGACGGCGGCTACCTGCCGCACGCGCTGGCGCTGGCGCGCAGCCTGGACGCGGTCGGTGCCGGCCACCTGCTGCTGCACCTGGTCAACCCGCGCGACGAGGATGTCTCGCTGGTGCGCCAGGTGGCGCGCTCGCTGCGCACGCTCAGGCTGCACCTGTCGACCGAGCAGGTGTGCCTACCGGATGCCGGCAGCCTGCCGGCCTACTACGCCAGCGCGCGTTTCCTGCGCATGGCCGAACTGCTCGCCGATCCGGCAACCCGGGTCCCGCTGTTCGCGCTGGATGCCGATGCGCTTGCAGTTGCCCCGTTGACCCTGGACTTCAGCGACAAGCCGGAGGCGGAGATCTGCCTGCGCCGGCGCGACCTCAAGGGCCCTGTGGCCGACCACCTGCGGGTGGCCGCCGGTGCGGTGTGGGCGCGCGACAGCGATGGCGCGGCCGCGTTCATGCATGGCGTGGCCGAAAGCCTGCGCGCGCGCTTCGCGGCCGGCGACGTCGGCTGGTTCGTCGACCAGCTGGTGCTGCTGGAGCATATCGAGTCTAAGACCGGCGGCGCCCAGGTGCGCAACCTCAAGACCAAGTTCTCGGACTGGATGCTGTCGGAGAACGCGCTGGTGTGGACCGGCAAGGGCGACAGCAAGTACCTGGACATCCGCTACCTGATGCTGCGCCACCTGTTCGACGAGGATCCGGCCCGACGCGATGCCGGCCGCCGACTCATGCGCGAGTTCGCCGCGCTGATGCCGCCTGCACTGGCAGCGGGCGTGGAGCAGCGGCTGCGCCGGGTGCCGTTCCCGCCGCGGCCGCCACGCTGCGCGGTGTTCCTGCCGCGCCTGGACCTGCCGTGGAAGCGCAGCGGCATTGGCCGCAATGGGGCGCCGGTACCGGCCGAGGACACGGTGCAGCTGCGGCTGTGGTGGAAGCGCTTCACCATGGAGCTGGCGCGGATCCTCGGCAACCAGGGCGCCGAGGTGGTGCTGGTCGAGATCCCGGCCTGGGAGATCACCCCGGAGCGGGTGGATGCCGAAGACGTGGACCTGGCCTTCATCCCGCACCGCTGCTCGATCGACTTCGGGCCGACGCGCACGCCGCGGTGGTTCTACATGCAGGAGTACTTCCGTCCGGTGTTCGTGCTTGATCCGCAGGGCTGGAGTGCAGCCTCCTCGGTGTACCCGTTGAGCCTGGAGGCGTTGCCCGAGCCCACCTCGGGTGCATGGGAGGCCTACCGTGGCGGGTTCGAGTCCGGACGCCTGGATTCCAAGTTCCACCAGTCGGCCCCGGCCACCCGCGAGGAGCTCCAGGCCGCGGGCCTGGTGCCACGTGGCCCGTACATCTTCCATCCGCTGCAGGTGCCGCACGACCAGTCGATCCGCTACTTCAGCGACGTCGACCAGGAAGCCGCGCTGGAGGCGGTGGCGGGCCTTTCGAAGAAGACCGGCCTGCCGCTCGTGCTCAAGGAACACCCGGCCAACCGGGCGGCGATGAAGCCGTTCCGCGAGAAGTACGACCGGCGCAACATCCTCTGGAGCGAGGCCCACGTGCACGACCTGGCCCGGCACAGCGCCGGCGTGGTGGTGATCAACAGCGGGGTGGGCTTCGAGGCGTTGTTCAGCGGCCGGCCGGTGGTCTGCCTCGGCCGCGCCGAGTACGACGTCGCCGCGCACCGCGCCACCCCTGCAACGCTGGCTGAGGTCTGGAGCGCCGCGCTGGCCGAGCCGGCGCAGGAGCGCGAGCGCCGGCATGCGCGTTTCGTCGATTGGTTCCTCGGCCGCCACGCGATAGACATGTCGCGTCCGGTCGCCGGCCGCGAGGTGCTGGAGCGGCACGTGGCCGCCGCACTGGCCTCGATCACCGCGGCGGTGGAGGTGGCCGGATGA
- a CDS encoding ABC transporter ATP-binding protein, with protein sequence MGDVLLEVSGLGKKYARNLRKSLRYGMHDVVSEALGRRHGEVLREDEFWALRDVSFSLRRGECLAVLGGNGAGKSTLLKLLSGILAPDTGSIRREGRLEKMIELMAGMAPSLTGRENIQLRARLLGLGKEEAARRMDEVIDFAELDAHIDMPVMFYSSGMKARLGFAATVVMSPDILLIDEVLAVGDLGFRMKCYERVDEMRRSSAVVLVTHGMNHVSRMASSGLVLDKGRPLLLGSPQEAIARYQELTGTRGPAKDISFHPERVEFSMQRGGQALEGEPVVIRHGEAVALAGRHQGDGPMRLSVVLHEANGPTVAEWHSARAGFSVAPGDTFQLETGPLELCPGFYQWVVVGLGADGSQQFLSRPLRFKVEGEFHGSTRMQPTGRWHSARAGGVPAAATVASFPPVHG encoded by the coding sequence ATGGGCGACGTACTGCTGGAAGTCAGCGGCCTCGGCAAGAAATACGCGCGCAACCTGCGCAAGTCCTTGCGTTATGGCATGCATGACGTGGTCAGCGAGGCCCTCGGCCGCCGCCACGGCGAGGTGCTGCGCGAGGACGAGTTCTGGGCGCTGCGCGACGTCAGCTTCAGCCTGCGCCGCGGCGAGTGCCTGGCGGTGCTGGGCGGCAACGGTGCCGGCAAGTCCACCCTGCTCAAGCTGCTGTCGGGCATCCTCGCGCCGGATACCGGCAGCATCCGCCGCGAGGGCCGGCTGGAGAAGATGATCGAGCTGATGGCCGGCATGGCGCCTTCGCTGACCGGCCGCGAGAACATCCAGCTGCGCGCGCGCCTGCTGGGCCTGGGCAAGGAAGAGGCGGCGCGGCGCATGGACGAGGTGATCGACTTCGCCGAGCTGGACGCGCACATCGACATGCCGGTGATGTTCTACAGCTCCGGCATGAAGGCGCGCCTGGGCTTCGCCGCCACGGTGGTGATGTCGCCGGACATCCTGCTGATCGACGAGGTGCTTGCGGTCGGTGACCTCGGCTTCCGCATGAAGTGCTACGAGCGCGTGGACGAGATGCGCCGCAGTTCGGCGGTGGTGCTGGTCACCCACGGCATGAACCATGTCTCGCGCATGGCCAGCAGCGGCCTGGTGCTCGACAAGGGGCGGCCGCTGCTGCTGGGCAGCCCGCAGGAGGCGATCGCCCGCTACCAGGAGCTGACCGGCACCCGTGGCCCGGCCAAGGACATCTCCTTCCATCCCGAGCGGGTGGAGTTCTCGATGCAGCGTGGCGGCCAGGCGCTGGAAGGCGAGCCGGTGGTGATCCGCCATGGCGAAGCGGTGGCGCTGGCCGGCCGCCACCAGGGCGACGGGCCGATGCGCCTGAGCGTGGTCCTGCACGAGGCCAACGGACCTACCGTGGCCGAATGGCACTCCGCGCGCGCCGGCTTCAGCGTGGCTCCCGGCGATACGTTCCAGCTTGAGACCGGCCCGCTGGAGCTGTGCCCGGGCTTCTACCAGTGGGTGGTGGTGGGCCTGGGTGCCGACGGCAGCCAGCAGTTCCTCAGCCGACCGCTGCGCTTCAAGGTCGAAGGCGAGTTCCATGGTTCCACCCGCATGCAGCCGACCGGCCGCTGGCATTCCGCCCGCGCCGGCGGGGTCCCGGCGGCCGCCACGGTCGCATCCTTCCCACCAGTGCACGGATGA
- a CDS encoding electron transfer flavoprotein subunit alpha/FixB family protein yields MSKILVVAEHLDGKLNPSTARTVSAAQALNPEAIDVVVLAADPAAVAAEAAQVAGVSRVLTVANPANAQAIAQVLGPQVAKLAAGYSHVFGPSTTFGKDLMPVVAALLGVNQVSDLMAVEGEYTFKRPIYAGNAIVTVQAPAGHVVVATVRTASWPQAAGGNSAPVEAVQVEAALPSHTRYVGLAAGASDRPDLQSARRVVSGGRGVGSEENFQIVYKLADKLGAAVGASRAAVDAGYCPNEMQVGQTGKIIAPELYVAVGISGAIQHLTGIKDAGTIVAINKDPEAAIFEIADIGLVGDLFAILPELEAALG; encoded by the coding sequence ATGTCCAAGATCCTCGTCGTCGCCGAACACCTGGACGGCAAGCTCAACCCCTCCACCGCGCGCACCGTCAGCGCCGCCCAGGCCCTGAACCCGGAAGCCATCGACGTCGTCGTGCTGGCCGCCGATCCGGCCGCGGTCGCGGCCGAGGCCGCGCAGGTCGCCGGCGTCAGCCGCGTGCTCACCGTCGCCAACCCGGCCAACGCCCAGGCCATCGCCCAGGTGCTGGGCCCGCAGGTCGCGAAGCTGGCCGCCGGCTACAGCCACGTGTTCGGCCCCTCGACCACCTTCGGCAAGGACCTGATGCCGGTGGTCGCCGCCCTGCTGGGCGTCAACCAGGTGTCCGACCTGATGGCCGTGGAGGGCGAGTACACCTTCAAGCGCCCGATCTACGCCGGCAACGCCATCGTCACCGTGCAGGCCCCGGCCGGCCACGTCGTGGTCGCCACCGTGCGCACCGCGTCCTGGCCGCAGGCCGCCGGCGGCAACAGCGCGCCGGTCGAAGCGGTGCAGGTCGAGGCCGCGCTGCCCTCGCATACCCGCTACGTCGGCCTGGCCGCCGGCGCGTCCGACCGCCCCGACCTGCAGTCGGCCCGTCGCGTGGTTTCGGGTGGTCGTGGCGTGGGTTCGGAGGAGAACTTCCAGATCGTCTACAAGCTGGCCGACAAGCTCGGCGCGGCGGTCGGTGCCTCGCGCGCGGCGGTCGACGCCGGCTACTGCCCGAACGAGATGCAGGTCGGCCAGACCGGCAAGATCATCGCCCCGGAGCTGTACGTGGCCGTCGGCATTTCCGGTGCGATCCAGCACCTGACCGGCATCAAGGACGCCGGCACGATCGTGGCGATCAACAAGGATCCTGAAGCCGCGATCTTCGAGATCGCCGACATCGGCCTGGTGGGCGACCTGTTCGCCATCCTGCCGGAGCTGGAAGCGGCCCTCGGCTGA